TGCATATTTGCTTAAGCCTGATCACGATATATGCGCCACATTAATCGTGGTAACAACTAGGTTAATAAAAAGATCTttaaatgtgtaaaagatttttATTGAGTTTTATCAATTTTTTCTACACAGTGTATTATCAATCTTATTCAGTCTGTACAGAAGATAATCTATAGAAATGACGACAAAATCACAGAATGATGGTGCTAAACTATAAATAGAAAGTAAAATTACTCTTGTTGTTCCTGTCGGTATTGACCATCGTCGTAATTTTCTGGTCTGTCTCTTTCTTCTGGGTGATCCCTCAATCTTTGTTCTAAAGCCTCCTAAAAAAATAGACCAAtattaatttattgtaatattatcAAATATGCGGAGTTGTCATAAAGTTTAAGGGCAAGATATCAAATAAAAGATTCACGAACAGTTATGCAGAAATTACCGAAAGAgccattttctgtttttttctcaaaaaacaaaatatatttacacgaaatataaaaaaaattaaggtagCAAGGTAACAATACGAAAGAGTCGTTGCTCATTATCGGCAGCTTCATTGGGTGAGTATGAATATGACTAATAGAAAAATaagaattcgacaaaaaaatcaagaaatactGAATGCTACGAAACTGCAAAGATAAAAAGGGCACTAATAAATCTTAAGTATATATTCATATAGGAGAGGTGATGACATAATGAGGCAGCTTTTGTACCGGACGGTAGAACTCTTGAAAGATAAATCTTTCTATATTTTCGAGATCAAATAAAGAGagacaaaattaaattaacttaCAGCGAATACGAGTtatagcacaaaactgtattgaagAGACTAATTAGTTAACGTCTGGTGCCATCGTACAACAAAACTAATATGTCTCAAATCTTGGAATCTGGgtattatatatatacactttGGCCAGACCACTTAAAACtaaatgataatataaacatttttaatgggTACTTCGAAAAAGAAAAGTGTTTCTGtatttataatacaaaattgGTTCCACGGCAGAAGTACTACGTACTTTTTACTACTACGTAGACTAAACATGGTCGGAATTAATTATATGGAAACTAACAATGCAGCGTAGTTAAACGTAATATAAAAAGTCTACGAAATATTATAGACATATCGTGGTAGGTACAGCACAATCAAAGATTAAGGGCAGTTATTGCTAGAAAATTTGAAAACGCTACTAATTACATTACAATATACAGAAACATAAAGAGCTGTGAAGTTACCAACGACTAATTAGAATTCTCTGAATTTTTTAAGCCAAGGGATTCTTCGTCTTCCAATGCTGCGCATACCCTTTATCTTTCCTTCCATTATTAGACGTAGCATCTCATATCTGGTTCTCTCAATTATATGACAAAAATACTCcagttttctctttttttgttCGTATTATTTCCTATTGTTTGTTCATTATTCGCAACACTTCTTTATTTGTACTACGGTATATGTAGCATTCTATGGTAGTactatatttcaaatacttcTAATTTATGTAGGTCTGCTTTTTTCAAAGTCCATGCTTCAACGCCATACATCAATGTAGAGAATACACATCATCGTAATAGGTTCATTAATAATGCCAATTAGTAGTCTCTTTTGATTAGTAGCTTTTTCCATTTTTAAGAAGGTAGCTTTTGCTATTTCTATACCGCATCTTATCCGTTTTGCTAGTTCAGCCACATTCGTTATCCATGTGCCAATGTATCTATAGTATCctactttttgtattattttattagatGTAGTTAAAACTTACTCATTGTTTGTAAGATTTTTAGTGAttttcataaatttggttttctttaaatTCATCTTTAATCCATAGATATTACATGTATCATTTAGATATTCTATCTTATTTTACTTACTTAAAATAACTTCTCCATTTATTATGATGCCTTCTGATCTCTCAAATATAGCTTCTTGGAATATGGCGTTactatatatattaaacaatatgaGAATAAATATACAGCCCTGTATAACTTCTCTTAGTATTTTTACTTCTGATAGTTCagtatctatttttattttgactttttggttccagtataaattcataaTTATTTTGATATCCTGTTCATCAATATCTTTCCCCGTTAAGATGTCAATAAGTTTTTCATGTTTAACCTTATCAAAAGCTTTCTAAAAGTCAATAAAGGATGTATACATatcttgattcacatccaaacatctctgcatTAGCACCTTCACACCAAACAAAtatggaaataaataaaaatggtaaaGAAGTCAAAGTTGGGACTATCAATGTAAAATATGGTAAAAACTAGAAACCGTGAAACAAAACCCAATATTTCCTTAAACCCCTTCTTCCCCCAACTTAAATCCTGATTTAAATTTTCTTACTACTATACTACATATTTTGGCACGATGCGTTGTTATcgaaaataataatgaaaacatAGTTGAAACGGATAATAATGACGATTGAAATCTGAAAAATTACTATAATCACGAATATGTGTAATATGTTTTGTACTACGTCAACGATTCCTTACCTGCTGAGCTCTAATACCGGCAAAAATAAGGTCCAATCCCTTTTGTACTTCGGGGCTAACTGGTGGTGGGGTTGGCAAATGATCTCCTTCAACATGAAAACCGTTTTCGTCAGCAGTATATTTAGTTTCAATAACTACTCCTTCAGGGGATGTATATGTGAAATGACCTTGTTGTACTTGCGATTTGAGAACTTGTCCTTGTTGGTCTGGATCTGGACCGAGTTCTTTTAAGTATCCTTCTTCTTCAGCGATGATGTTGTTTCCAGTTTCATATCTACcagaaattaattttattaattatgtaCATTCTTACAGTAATATACAAGTGTAGTTTGGAGGTGATCAAAACTTTTAGATTTGGTTAGATTTGATTCTatgaaatatataatttaatttacaatGAAATCAATTCTGCGTAGCCTTGATCACTTTGATATGAGTAAAATTAACGTTTAATTATAGTGATTGTTTaatataccaaagaaaatttgACTTACGCAGCTTTGTAACTACCAGCTTCTCCTTGTTCCTTATCGAATCTGATAATTGGTATAAATTTAACAGTTTCTTTTACTCGTGGTTCCTGATGCGAGAGTTGATTTTGTTGCGGTGGGTTTTGTTGGACAGAATTCTGTTGGTATTGATCTGAGTTGTCTTGGTAGTTTTGTGGGACGTTTGTGTCTTGCTCAGCTGCGTTGTCATAGTAAGAATGAGGCCGCCTCTGTGGTTCCGCCGAACAGGCTCCAAACACCAATGCGGCAACAATCTGAATGTAAACAAACAGGTTACTTACATTTTTAAGTATATAAGTTGATCATTAGAGATAGCAGGAGAACATGCATTATTTATACAGATATTTAAACAAGTAATAGACAACCAAATGATTACAAGCCCGTCAATTATTTCATCTAGAAATGTATTGGTTCTATTATTTTACAGTGTTCAGTGCGTAGCTTTTGCAAAGGTTCCTGCGCCCATCTTTAAACTGCTATTCTGGTAACAGTACTCACACTCACACAGCCATTGTGTTATTTAGCCAAGATATTCTGATAGCGGGTGGAGTTCAAATAGGGTAGTGATGCGCAAAATATGACGCTGCATTCAGTTAGCGTTACTAGCCTCTTCTACGCAATGTTGACTCTCCCCTTCACGTGGCGAAACCCCGGAAACCTAAGCAACCCTGTGAAAAATGGTGGTAACCAATCCCAGTGGAAAACAGGGTCAGAGATAATGAGCATGGGAGAAATGGAGGAAAGGAGGTTGGGCTGAAGGTTATCTACCTCATACTAGAAAAACGATAAGTTATGAATGTTCAAGAAAGAAAAACCGGGCTACTTAAAGGATGATGGCTGTGCGAGAAAAAGGAAGACGATTTGAAGGTTGCAACATGGAATATTCGAACCTTGTATAGATTAGATCTCTAAAATCTCCTAATCTATACAACTTTCACCAAAAACGAACTAGTTAGATATAAAATAGATTTAACTATCTTACCAAAAATGAGGTGGATTGGAAACAATATAGTGGAAAAAAAGAAACCATACGATTTTATACAGCTGTGATCCTAAAAACCACATATTGGGCAATGGATTTATAGTAAACAAGAGAGTAAAACATATAATAAGATATTTCAGAGCCACTCGTCCCAGAATATGTACGTTAGGACTTAAAGGACCTTTCTTCAACTATAGTGTAGCTGATGCGAATGCCCAGACAAAGGAAAAATAAGATGTACAGTTTTATGATGAATTAGAAGCCGCATACCAGTCATacccaaaaaatgatataaacATAATCTATGGAGACATAAACGCAAAAGTTGGAAGAGAACAATAACTCCAACGCACAATGGGTAAGCACAATCTCCATGAGCAATCAAATGACAATGGCAATAGGTTAATAAACCTAGCAAGATCATTTaacatggtgattgccagcacATACTTCTCTCGAAAAGATATATATACAGAGGCACCTGGAAATCAACAGACGGCCTTACAGTAAATAAACGATAGATCATCCTAAACTGGCTGATAATTGGACTACCACAAACCGAGCTGTAACGGCAGAATCGTTGTAATACTGCAATGTAGAAGGGCATGGGAATCCACCGTATTATGATTTCCAAGAAAGTCGTGATATCATTTAATTAGATGTTGTCATAGGTATGGTAATTCATCTACTGTTATACAGAAGTTACAACTAAGACACATAACGATATCGGTATACGGAACGTGCAAGGGCTGAAAAGATATTCTGACCAGCTGAAAATTATTAAAAGAGACTTGAAGTAGCTGAACTAGCTGATATACACTGGTTAGGAGATGACACTCAAGAGCAGAACACTCAAGAGCAATTACCCACTCTGGCAGTGATACCCATGATTTTAATAGCTATTCTGATCTCACCAAGATCACAAAAAATAATCGTTGATTGTTAAGCTGTAAATAATAGaatagttatttttaaaatagaagAATCGAAATTTATGAGCCAAGCATCACATACGCAAACTTTATATTTATAAAAGTCCTGGAGATAGGCCGATAAACTAAATCGATTATATCTTAAATAATATTACCTGGAGATCATGCGAGCGATATACAGATCACATCATATTCTTCCTATAGCTAAACTAAAGTTCAAACTTTATTTACATACCTACTACAAAAGAGGTAAGGCAAGGAAGGctgaaataagaaataaggaagaTTTTCTCCGAGAACAAAATATGCCCTATATTCTTGATGGTACGTCCCAAGAAATATAAGCAGCTGTCAAACATTGTGTAACAACAGCAATAAACCCTTCTATGCAGACAAATAATTCTACGAAGCGGAAACACTGAATAATGGACGAAACATTTCAAATAATTGAAAATAGAAGAAATCTTTatcaaacacaaaaaaaaaaaataaaacgaagaTGTAAGGATGACAAAATAACCAGCCGAGGCCTGTTTAGAAGAATAAGATACATAcataatactccagtcgtcagagacgaaaaagCCACTGATCctataaaaatcatacgaacaagctgatgTTTGCTAAAGTTGCCAATTTTGGGACCacaaaaaataagcaaaaaagtttaccattcCTATCCCCTCCGGCTTCTCATTAAAACACCCCCTCGTAGTgtgaaaaacggaaaaaatcaaatgttttaaataaaaaatatagctgagataattttaaacaaaatatttattagcactttttgtggagaatgaaccgttctcccagaaacaacgcttaaagcgaccggcgatttcGAATGTCAGTTAAAGTTATATCAGATCCACGTTAaatattcgatatcttttgattagagtCTTCTATTCCTATTGACAAAAATACAAATGCATTTTTAAGAtgaaaagtgcagctttcgtatggaatatttgtattttgtcGGAAATAAAGTCCACagaatactgtggacgactgattatggaggaaagcacagacgccccatcacaacaagaagatgccagtttggcgacggaacctgacgtactcaaaagtgaagttgaagcagcaattatgaggcaaaaaagtcagaaagctgtCGGTCCAGAtcatacctattgaaatgatttgggccctagatgacgttggagtggatatatatatatatatatatatatatatatatatatatatatatatatatatatatatatataatacatcaaatttgtcaaagagtgtgggagacaggtaaatggcctgaggactggacacaatcactatatattcccatacataaaaagggagcgaaagatttatgtagcaactatcgcacaattgctctaattgcgcattgcagtaagatactcttacacataattctcgagaggataaagccctttttactacctaacattgcggaggaacaagcaggtttcgtccccggacgtggtactagagaacaaattttaaacgtacggcagattgtagaaaaatccagagaatttaacatcacaacatatttgtgcttcatagattatagtaaagctttcgatttggtcaactggagtaaaatgtggcaggttttgtctgaaatgggagtccccaatcatctgatactgctaattaaaagcctgtacaataacaattatgccagagttagaataaatggggaactaaccgatagtttcagggtcacaaagggcgtgagacaaggctgcatactaagcccaattctatttaacatctatggtgaatggataatgcggaaagctactgaggactggaacggtggcatcaccattggcgggaagaagatttgcaacttgagatatgcagatgatactactatcctcgctagttctgaagctgaattgattcacctgctacaacggatggaagacgtaagcttaacgatgggacttaaaataaacagagataaaacgagaatcatgataattgacagagttaacaacaatcaaaatcatctggtcatgataaacaatatcgctgttgtagataaatttgtgtacctgggctcattaataaccaacaaaggaggctgtactgaagaaataaagcggcggtcagcaatcgcaaaaagcgctatggcaaaattaacaaaaatttggaaaagccatgaaataactaccgatacaaaaatgagactagtaagaagtctagtttttccagtttttacttatgcatcggaatgctggacccttactgagaaagacaaaaagaacatagatgtatttgagatgtactgctggagacgaatgctgagaataccatgggtggcccgaagaacaaatgaatccatactggaccagctaaacataaagaaaagactaagaacacaaatatcagaacaaataataagctattttggacatgtccttcgaagaaatggtcttgaaaaacttaccatccagggaaaagtagaaggcaaaagaaatagaggtagatctcccacacgatacacggaccatattgttgctaccattggcgctccattgtcagattgtgctagaatggcagaagatagaaaaacgtggaggaacattgggaaatttagctaatagcttcatgatatcacgatacctgcatcaggttaacgactaagaagaagaagaaagtcagTTTTTATGAAGgggttaaataaataaagttgctggatttttgactttttttatgATTCTAATGTGgccaataaaatttatcaatttcgTTGACCAGCCACTAtgaaatttccattg
The genomic region above belongs to Diabrotica undecimpunctata isolate CICGRU chromosome 8, icDiaUnde3, whole genome shotgun sequence and contains:
- the LOC140447907 gene encoding uncharacterized protein; translated protein: MKFLIVAALVFGACSAEPQRRPHSYYDNAAEQDTNVPQNYQDNSDQYQQNSVQQNPPQQNQLSHQEPRVKETVKFIPIIRFDKEQGEAGSYKAAYETGNNIIAEEEGYLKELGPDPDQQGQVLKSQVQQGHFTYTSPEGVVIETKYTADENGFHVEGDHLPTPPPVSPEVQKGLDLIFAGIRAQQEALEQRLRDHPEERDRPENYDDGQYRQEQQE